In Papaver somniferum cultivar HN1 chromosome 9, ASM357369v1, whole genome shotgun sequence, the genomic stretch ATACctaaccaatgaagagctccattcacaagCACCCGAGACGCTTTAGCCTCACGAAATCCATATGGGAGGGTTTGGTCAATTCTTTTCCACGAATTTGATCGCAATGTATAAACAAATGCAATCAAATCATGTACAAATCCTATGATATTCTGGACGAAAAAAACTTTTACCATTTTATAATCGTCGCTCTTGTGATCATAACCAAGAGCAAAAATAGGAACCATAGGCGGCCGCCATCTAAAGTAAAAATCTGGCGATTCAGGTATTGTCTTGTACTCTTTAGTCGTTGGGTTCCATAAACAAACAAACCAGCTGCTATTGTCTTCAAACCAGATGTTATTGTCTTTGATCCCGTTCTTAATCCATAGAGCAACCAGACCGTCAGATGAACCCAGCAATTCTACTCGATTGTAATCCCTGAATGGGTGATCCAATTTAACATCGGTGGGTGACGACGATGATAACGAATCATAAGGTACGGAGCAGATTGCTTCACAGTGCGTACGTTTGTCATTTGTATTGAGCACCAGACCGTACATGTTTCTTTGTTTAGCAAACTTAAGGTGTAACTTAACAAAATCAGCTTTAGAAATTATAGCAAACCAAGTCTTGCATACAAACTTACATGATAGAAGTGATCTCCCTGGTGCCCTTAATAAGATTTCACGGTAGATATCTTCCGGAAGGCTTGACATGATCGCTCTTCTGTTAAGATAGCACTGACAAATGACGTCTCAGATAGGAGATCACCAAAAAGAATACAAATGACGTCTCAGATAGGGGATCACCAAAACAATCCAAATATATATTAGAAGGAAGCCGAAATAAACTAGGTTTTTAAGTTTACCACGGAAACATAAGACTAAGCTTATCCGATTTGTTATCCctgatttttttaggtttttaagtAGGTTTGTATTCAACTTGGAAATCTAAGCTTATCCGATTGTAACATCGTCAAAAGCCAACTTAGGGTTAGTGTTACCAATGTGTCTTGGTATCACGCAATTTCGCAATAACGCGATGAGCATGCACTTCAGCCATTAGATGGTGCATAACAAATTTGATGGCTCAAAAATGCATGTTCACGGTGCATTCGTAACAAATACTTATCGGATTTAGCTTGGTGTTGCCGTTACATCACAAATACTCCTCCGCCCAAATATCTTAGGCCCATATTTAGTTTTTATCCATCTACGGTATTCTAGCTAGTATTGGGAAGTTTTACACAGCATATCATAATGCACTTTCTTGGAGAAGCTACGAATAATTTAaaatgatacaattgaaattatacATTTTCCTAGTACATGTGAAAAATCCACCTAGCCGATATAATTTGATCGTCCGGAAACTACACCGGTGTGTACAAAACCCTAACCAGTAAAATATTTGCAAAGTGCAGGCAATCCAGTCATATTAAACTGGACAAATACTCAAAGTGTATCGGTAACCCCCACATTATAAATAAATACTAGTAATATCCATAAAGATTCACACAATCGGAATGGACCTtgtaaaaaaatcgaaaaattgatcttttgtccaaatatttttgaaaCATGGTTCAAACGGAccaaaaattagtatgggtgaaatggacaccaaaaaaatagcaaggatgaaattggattcatcgtgacttaaacttaaaaaatagcaagatgaaactgaatgcatcctgatgtaaattaaaaataaaaaaaatatttgaaaataggtaggatgaaaccgtttacatccttgctatttttatatttttgtctatTTATCAAAATCTACATGtcattttcacccagaaattattgattttggtctttttaacgaATTTTGTGTAAAAAGATATGAATTAATTAAGGAAGACTATAACATGAGCAAATGTGGTAAATTGGATGTTCAAAGCTGCAAGTACATTAATTGAAAATGTATAAATATAGATCCCAACTTCTAATGCGAACTATTACAAATTATAATCAGCTGCTATATTAAGTTATTTTTCTTGATATCCGGTCACCTGAATCTATACATACTTGATGGTTCTGATAGCTTTGCTATCTATCAGCACCTTGATGATGACCAGCTTTAATGTTGTGGCATGTTGAAACATTGCAATCAGCTAATAGGCTAGCTAGTACTGTCCTCTATGATATACTTGTACAATGTCACACTCGTGCACAGTAATAAATGCCTCTCCTGCAGTATACAGGGGAAAACCAAATTAATTGTTTAATTAACATGTGTAAATTTATGCATATGTTAGTTTCACCATCAAGATTCTCACTGATTAGAATATACAAGAATTGTCCCAGTATGGAAAAACGATCTTGAACTATAATATAGGATTCAATGTAGCATACGCATGCTAACAGCAAGAACATGAAGCTAAAAATCGCAACAGAATATGATAAGTTCAGATGAAATATGACCATAATATATAAATGGTAACAAACTCGGAATAAGATCAAATTTTATCGTGCTGAAAACACCTGCTAATTTCTGTTTTTCTGTACATAATTGATACGAGTGAGAAGAATATACGATAAGAGTAGCCACATTGTAATACATACAAGAAGAAGACATATAATGCATGCAATATGCTTGGCTCCTCATACGCCATCTACAAAGATCATCAAAAATTTTGATGGATTCTCTGGAAATGGCATACAGGGAGCCAGGCATGGTGCATATATGAACAAGCTTCTTATACATACACGTTAACCTACTTTGCatctatatataatatatatacacatatataaCCCAATTATGTAATCTACATGATATTCAGATATCACAACACAAAACCCCGTCTCAGATCATTCAGCatcagaagagaaagaaaatagtgattgaagagaGAAAAGATAGAGAGTAGAGAGGCTCTATTTTCCATCCCCTTGGTGCAAAAGCTAAATCTTCATCAGGTAGATCTAAATAGTTGTAAGACATTCTTGGTATATATAATCAAAACTAGAGGTAGGTAGAAGCATGTATATATGACCCACGAAACCAAAAGAACAACCTAAAAGAACTTTTAGGTTACTTGTGATCATCAGCAGAAGTTAAACAACCAAAACAAAACACAGCTAGGAAGAAGCTGCTTTTGAGTTGG encodes the following:
- the LOC113311600 gene encoding F-box protein CPR1-like; its protein translation is MSSLPEDIYREILLRAPGRSLLSCKFVCKTWFAIISKADFVKLHLKFAKQRNMYGLVLNTNDKRTHCEAICSVPYDSLSSSSPTDVKLDHPFRDYNRVELLGSSDGLVALWIKNGIKDNNIWFEDNSSWFVCLWNPTTKEYKTIPESPDFYFRWRPPMVPIFALGYDHKSDDYKMVKVFFVQNIIGFVHDLIAFVYTLRSNSWKRIDQTLPYGFREAKASRVLVNGALHWLGISYTKIKPNFYIVSWGISSERFEVMQLPEGLVEDKTATLGLLKGCLCLFVVNSLKCGLDVWVMQEYGVRNFMFGP